One genomic window of Solanum dulcamara chromosome 12, daSolDulc1.2, whole genome shotgun sequence includes the following:
- the LOC129875709 gene encoding uncharacterized protein LOC129875709, protein MSSTSRTPDSTAMATAEKAEKFTEEGNPENEKFIVTEAWTHSDFLCKNYILNGLKDNLYNVFSKYKTEDAGLKKFVDGKFLDYKIDDSKTVMSQVQELQVIIHDLLAEGMIINGIFQVTALIEKLSPLWKDFKNYLKHKRKEMTLEDLIVRLRIKEDNKAAEKKARGNSTIMGANIIEDGPHKSKKRKKPFGPKNYPSKKKFKRDCHNCGKTEHKAVECCAPKKEKKKGQANMVDTNGDVENLCAMLTDANW, encoded by the exons ATGTCTTCAACTAGTAGAACACCAGATTCTACAGCTATGGCTACTGCAGAAAAGGCTGAAAAGTTTACTG AGGAGGGAAATCCTGAAAATGAAAAGTTTATTGTgactgaggcatggacacatTCTGATTTTCTTTGCAAGAACTACATACTCAATGGATTGAAAGATAACTTGTATAACGTCTTTAGT AAATACAAAACTGAAGATGCAGGCTTAAAGAAGTTTGTGGATGGAAAATTTTTGGACTATAAGATAGATGATAGCAAGACTGTCATGTCTCAAGTCCAAGAACTACAAGTCATTATTCACGATCTCTTGGCAGAAG GTATGATCATAAACGGAATATTTCAAGTAACGGCATTAATCGAGAAACTGTCTCCTTTATGGAAagactttaaaaattatttgaagcacAAGCGAAAAGAGATGACTCTTGAAGACTTGATTGTTCGTCTCAGAATCAAGGAAGACAACAAGGCTGCCGAGAAGAAGGCTAGAGGAAACTCAACAATTATGGGAGCAAATATTATTGAGGATGGTCCACATAAatcaaaaaagaggaagaaaccTTTTGGACCGAAGAACTATCCTAGtaaaaagaagttcaaaagagaCTGTCACAACTGTGGAAAAACTGAACATAAGGCTGTGGAATGTTGTGCTccaaagaaggaaaagaagaaaggtCAAGCCAATATGGTTGATACAAATGGAGATGTGGAAAACTTGTGTGCCATGCTGACTGATGCAAACTGGTAG